From the genome of Streptomyces sp. SID8374:
GGCGGCGATGTGGACGACTGGGAGGCAGCCCTCACCGCCCTGCCTTGGCGGATCGAGGCGGTGAGCGAGGAGTTCCTCGCCGAGCAGCAGGAGGCGGCCGACATCTTCCACCGCACGGGCTTCATCGAACACCCGGTCACCGTGGCCCGAGCCGTCGCCCGCACCTCCGCGACCGCCCCGGCGGCCGCCCCGAAGGCGGTCTGAGCAGCCATGGCCACCGAAGTCCTCTGGTACATCATCCCGCGCGAGGGCGCCTACCCGTGGGAGCCGGCCGGCCGCCGCCCCACCGACCTCGGCTACCTCACCCGGCTCGCCGGAACGGTCGAACAGCTCGGCTACAGCGGGGCGTTGCTCGCCACCGACCTGCACGACGTCTGGCCGCTGGGCAGCGCGCTGTCCGCCGCCACCAGCACCCGGTTCAAGCCGCTGCTCGCCGTCCACCCCGGACTGATCTCGCCGACCCTGCTGGCGAAGATGGCCCTCACCTTCGACAACCTCTTCGGCGGACGGCTGCGCTTCAACGTCGTCAACGGCTCCACCAAGTCCCTCCAGGAGTACGGGCTCCATGTGGAGCACGACGAGCGGTACGAGCTGAGCGCCGAATACTGGTCCCTCGTCAAACGGCTCACCGCCGGTGAGGTCTTCGACCACCAGGGCCGGTTCTACGACCTGAAGAACGCGGGCGCCTCGTTCCGCGAGCTGAAGCCCGTCCAGGACCCGCACATCCCGCTCTGGTTCGGCGGCTCCTCCGCCCCCGGCATCGAGATGGCCGCCCAGCACGTCGACGTCTTCCTCACCTGGGGCGAGCCCCCGCACCTGCTGAAGGAAAAGCTGGAACAGGTCCGCGCCCGGGCCGCCGCCCACGGGCGCACCCTGCGCATCGGGCTCCGCCTCCACCTCATCGTCCGCGACACCGAGGACGAGGCGTGGGCGGCGGCCGACCGGCTGCTGGACGTCACCAGCGAGGCGACGTACGCCCGGCAGCTCGGGGACCGGGCGGGGGAGGACGGCGTCGGCTGGCAGCGCCAGTTCCGCCAGCACGGCGGAAGGGTGCCGGCCCGCGCCCGCGAGCTGGAGACCCACCCCAATCTGTGGCCCGGCATGAGCCTCTTCCGCCCGGGACCCGGCACCGCCGTCGTCGGCTCGGCGGCCCAGGTGACCGAGCGGCTGAAGGAGTACGAGGAGCTGGGCGTCGACACCTTCATCCTCTCCGGCAACCCGCTCCTGGAGGAGGCCTACCGCGTCGCCGAGAAGATCCTCCCGGCCCTGGGGGTACGCCGCTGACCTGGGCGGAGGCGGGGACGCGGCCCCGGTCGGCCCCGCGCGGACTGCGGTTGCCGGCGGCCGGTGCAAGACTCGACGGGACAGGGAAAAGTCCTCGCGCCACCGTGTGCGCGCGGCCACGGGATCCGCCGAAGGAGCACGTCATGCTCAACCCCACCTTCCCCGACGGAGCACCCAACTGGGTCGATCTCGGCACGCCCGACCTCGACGGGGCCGGCGCCTTCTACGGCGGCCTCTTCGGCTGGGAGGTGGTCCCCGGCGGCCCCGAGGTCGGGGGGTACGGGATGTTCACCCTGGACGGCAACACCGTCGGCGGTGTCATGACGGTCCCCGAGGAGCAGTCCGCCAGCGCCTGGTCCCTCTACTTCCGGACGCCCGACGCCGACGACACCGCCGAGCTGGTCACCCGGGCCGGCGGCCGCTCCGCCTTCGAGCCGATGGACGTCCTCGACCACGGCAGGATGGGCGGCTTCCTCGACCCGGCCGGAGCCTATTTCGGCGTCTGGCAGCCCCGGCAGAACCCCGGCCTCGGCGTCATCCAGCAGCCGGGCTCGCTCCTGTGGGCCGAGCTGTACACCCCGGACGTCCCGGCGGTGGCCAGGTTCTTCGGCGAGGTCTTCGGCTGGAAGACCGACGCGCTGAAGGTGGAGGGCACCGACTACGTCTACACCACGGTCCACCCCGCGGGCACCGGTCCGGAGCTGTCGTTCGGCGGGCTGGTCACCATGGGCGACGTCCCGGCCGAGGCCGCGCGCGGCCCGCACTGGATGCCGTACTTCGCGGTCGAGGACGTGGAGGCCACGGTGGCCGCAGCCAAGACGCTCGGCGGCGCGGAGGCGCTGCCGGCGATGGAGGTGCCCGGCGTCGGCACCATGGCCAACGTCACCGACCCCTTCGGCGCGGTGTTCGCGGTGATGAAGCCCCGGCCGAGGCAGTGACGGCGCGTACCCAGGGCGGAACCGGGGCAGATCCAGGCCGGGACCCGACCGCCGCGCCCGGTGATTGATGAATCGTTGATCAGTCGTTTATCGCGGCCGGGCACCGTATCTCCCATGCTGATCAATACGGTGACCGAGGACGCGCTCGACTGGCAGGAGACCGCGTTGTGCGCGCAGGCCGGACCCGAGTTCTTCTTCCCGGCCCCGGGCAGTTCGACGCGCGAGGCCAAGCAGCTCTGCGGAGCCTGCGAGGGGCGCGTGGCCTGCCTGGAGTACGCACTCGCCAACGACGAGCGGTTCGGCGTCTGGGGCGGGCTCTCCGAGAAGGAGCGCGAACGGCTGCGCCGGGAAGAGCGCAACCAGGGCTGAACCGCCCCTGACCGCCGCGCGGGAAAGAGCGCGACCACGGCCCAACCGCCCCGCCCGTGCCAGAACTCCGCTGTCCGCCACAGCTGCTGAGCCGCACCCTGCTGCACCGGCTGGTGGCCGGCCTTCCCGAGGAACTGGTCGCCGAGCTGGGGCGCGGCCTGCCGGAGCTGCTGCCCCGACTGCTCCGCGCCCTGCCGCCCTCCCGCCGCGCCGCCGTCCACGCGGCGGCCATTGCGGGCCGGGGCGAGGGCGCCGAAGTCACCGTCGACACCGCGCTGTTGGACGCCCTGCCCCGTGCCCATGTGGCCGAGGTCGCGCGCCGTCTGGCCGACCGCGCCCGCACCTGCGGCGCCGACCGCGCCACCGTCCTGCGCGCCGAGTCCTAACAGGGGGAGTTGGAGCGGACGGTGGCGGACGAGAAGCTGCCGCTGTACGCGCGCGGGGCGGCGCTCGGCCGGCTCGCCGCTCTCCCCGGCCGGGGAGCCGATGCCGTACGGGCCTCGGGGGACGCCCCGGACGTGGTCCTCGCGGAAGCGGCGCTGGCCGCCCTCGCGCACACCGACCGGCCCGCCGACACACTGCCCGACCTGCTGGCCCACGCCGGGGACGACCGGGCCCGCGTCGCGCTGTACGCGGCGGGAAGGGCCGCCGCCCACGCCCGCCCTTCCCGGCTCCGCGAGCTGCTCGCCGCCCGCACCGCCCCGGCACGGGCAAGGTGACCAGCCGCAAGCAGACGGTCCGGCTGGCCGCGACCCTGCTGCCCCTGCCCGACGCGGCGGCCCTCCTCGCCGACGCGTACGCAGAGCCCGGTCAGCACCCGGATGTGCGGGCGGCCTGCGTGGCCTCCGGTACGGGCCTGCTCGGCGACGAGCGGATGTGGCAGGTGATGGGTGACGCGGCGACGGGCGAGGGCGTGCTGCCCACCGCCGTACTTCGGACGCATCCGAACGAGCTGGACCCCGGCCACCGGCCGCGCTACGCCAAGCTGGTTCAGAAGGTGTGCGGTTCCGACGACGACGAACTGGTCGCCCTCGGACACCGCGCGCTCGTCCCCTGGCTGCCCTGGGCGCCCGGAGCGGCGACGGTCCTGGTCGAGGCGCTCACCGGCATGGACCGGCGCGGAACCTGGAGTTCCGCCGCCGACGCCCTCGCCACCGCCGCCCCGGCCACACCGCAGGCGGCGACGGCACTGAAGCGCGCGCTGGCACTGCTGGCGACCGGGGAGACGGCCGACGACGCCGGGGCCGAGCGGGACCGGCCACGCCGTCAGCGCCTCGTCCGGCTGACCGAGGCGCTGACGGCATGGCCCGAGGTGTACGACGCGCGGGGCAGGGCCGTGCTCGGCGAGGCCGGGCGGGTCCTCGCGGACCACGTGATCTCGTACCGCAGGCGGTGTCCCTGCACGCGGGGGCACTGGAGCCGGAGAGCGCGGACGCCGACGCGCTGCACGCAGCCCTGGCGGAGCTGGCCGCACTGCACACCGGCCGCCCCGCCCTCGCCGCCCGGACCGCGGGCACCGTCGGACAGCGCGTCGAGGAGGCCGGAGGAGCGGGTTCCGGCGCCCTGGACACCCTGCTGGTCGTCGTCGCGCGCCTGGCCGGGACCGGAGGCGCGGCCGAGGGCCGGTTCGCCGCCGAACTGACGGTCGCCTGCGGCCGACGCACCGCGTGGACCGGACCGTGGCGCACCCAGCTGCGGATGCTGCGCCAGCACCCCTGCGACGACGTACGCGACGTGGCGTACGCGGAGGTCACGGCGGTGGAGTGAGAGGCGCGGGGCGACGGGCGGCCGGGTTCGGACGCGGGGCGAACGTCAGGCGCGGCCGCGCGCGATCATCCGCGCCTTGCGGGCGGCGAGCTTCTCGTCGAACTTCGACGCCTCGCTGTCCAGCCCGCCCATGTACAGGCCGAGCTCCTCCTGCGCCTTCATGCCCTCCGGGCCGAGCCCGTCGATGTCCATGACCTTCAGATAGCGCAGCACCGGCTGGATCACGTCGTCGTGGTGGATGCGCATGTTGTAGATCTCGCCGATCGCCATCTGCGCGGCGGCCCGCTCGAAGCCGGGCATGCCGTGGCCGGGCATCCGGAAGTTGACGACGACGTCGCGCACGGCCTGCATGGTCAGGTCCGGGGCCAGCTCGAAGGCGGCGCCCAGGAGGTTGCGGTAGAAGACCATGTGCAGGTTCTCGTCGGTCGCGATCCGGGCCAGCATCCGGTCGCAGACCGGGTCGCCGGACTGGTGGCCGGTGTTGCGGTGCGAGACGCGGGTGGCCAGCTCCTGGAAGGCGACGTACGCGACGGAGTGCAGCATCGAGTGCCGGTTGTCCGACTCGAAGCCCTCCGCCATGTGCGCCATGCGGAACTGCTCCAGCTTGTCCGGGTCGACGGCGCGCGAGGTGAGCAGGTAGTCGCGCATCACGATGCCGTGGCGGCCCTCCTCGGCGGTCCAGCGGTGCACCCAGGTGCCCCAGGCGCCGTCGCGGCCGAAGAGGGAGGCGATCTCGTGGTGGTAGCTGGGGAGGTTGTCCTCGGTGAGGAGGTTCACCACGAGCGCGATCTTGCCGATGTCGGTGACCTTGGACTGGTCCGCCGCCCACGCCTCGCCGTCCTCGAAGATGCCGGGGAAGTTCCGGCCGTCGGAGAAGGGGACGTACTCGTGGGGCATCCAGTCCTTGGCGACCTTGAGATGGCGGTTGAGTTCCTTCTCCACCACCTCTTCCAGCGCGTACAGCAGTTGGGCGTCGGTCCACGCCTTCGAACTGCCGAGGTGGGGAGAGGTGATCGTCACGGGGAGCTCCTGGGGACGGGAGAATTACCTACGGCTTCGTAGGTTACGTGACCGTAGGTTAAGGCGACGGTAAGGGCAAAGCCAAGCCCGTCCCCGCGGGCACCCGATTACGTACCGTTATGCGTGCAGCTCACCCCGGACTTCGGCGTACGTCAACGGGTCTTCGCAGGTCAGCGGGGTTCCTCGGGCAGGCCGAGATCCCGGCGCAGATACCGGGCGGTAACCGAGGTGCGGTCCGCCAGCAGCTCCTGGGGTGTCCCCTCGAAGACCAGCTCGCCGCCCTTCTTCCCGCCGTCCGGGCCGAGGTCGATCACCCGGTCCGCCCGTTTCACCACCTCCAGGTTGTGCTCCACGCAGATCACCGTGTTCCCCGCGTCGACCAGCCGGTCCAGCAGATCCACCAGCGCCCCCGTGTCGGCCAGGTGCAGCCCGGTCGTCGGCTCGTCCAGGACGTAGACGCTGGAGGTGCGGTGCAGCTGGGTGGCGAGCTTGATCCGCTGGCGCTCACCGCCCGAGAGGGTGCTCAGCGGCTGCCCGAGCGTCAGGTAGGTGAGGCCGACCTCGTCCAGGGTCCGCAGCTTCCGCAGCAGTACGCGGTCCTCGAAGAGCCCGACCGCCTGCGCCGCCGTCATCTCCAGCACGTCCACGATGGACCGGCCGCCGACCCGGTGCTTCAGTACGTCGTCGTGGAACCGCCGGCCCTCGCACTCCTGGCAGGTCGTGGTCACCGGGTCCATGAACGCCAGATCGGTGGAGATCACCCCGCGGCCCGAGCAACCCGGGCAGGCGCCCGCCGAGTTGAAGCTGAACAGCCCCGCGTCGACGCCGTTCTCCCGGGCGAAGACCTTGCGGATGGTGTCCAGCGCACCGATGTACGAGGCCGGGGTGGAGCGGGAGGAGGCGGTGATCGCGCTCTGGTCGATGACCACCGCCTGCGGGTGGGCCGCCGTGAACACCTCCGAGACCAGCGTCGACTTGCCCGAACCGGCCACCCCCGTCACCACGGTCAGCACCCCGGTGGGGAACGACACGTCCAGCCCCTTGAGGTTGTGCAGATCGGCGCCCCGGACCGGGAGATGACCGGTGGGGGAGCGGAACTCACTCTTGACGGTGGTCCGTTGACGCAGGCAGCGTCCGGTGAGCGTGTCCGCCTCGCGCAGCCGGTCGAACGGCCCCTCGAAGACCACGTGACCGCCCTCCGACCCGGCACGCGGCCCCATGTCGACGATGTGGTCGGCGACCGCCATCACATCCGGGTCGTGCTCCACCACCAGCACCGTGTTGCCCTTGTCGCGCAGCCGCACCAGCAGATCACCGAGCCGCCCGACGTCCCGCGGGTGCAGCCCGATGCTCGGTTCGTCGAAGACGAAGGTCAGCCCGGTCAGCGAACTCCCCAGGTGGCGCACCATCTTGAGCCGCTGCCCCTCGCCGCCCGAGAGCGTGGTCGTCTCCCGGTCCAGGCTGAGATAGCCGAGCCCGATCCCCACGAGCCGTTCCAGCCGCTCACGGGCCGCCGCCGCGATCGGGCCGCCCACCGGATCGTCGATGCGCGCCAGTACGCCGACGAGATCGGCGACCTCCATCCGGCCGTAGTCGGCGGGGGAGAGCCCGTCGATCCGGGTGGCGAGCGCCGCCGCGTTCAGCCGCGCCCCGCCGCAGGAGGCGCAGACCTTCTCGACGGTGAACCGGTCGGCCGCCGCACGCCGCTTGTCCGACAGCGACGCCGTGTCGCGCTTGAGGTAGAGCCGCTCGAACCGCGCCACCACCCCCTCGAACTGCATAGCCGCCGAGCCTGTGCGCATATCGACCCGGACGGTGAACCCGGAGCCGTACAGCAGCAGTTGGCGTTCCTCATCGCCGTACTCGGACAGCGGCAGGTCGTTGTCGAACCGCCCCGACCCGCCGTACAGGCTCCACTCCCAGCTGCCCACCGAGAGGCCGGGCAGCAGCAGCGCCCCCTCGTTCAGCGACTTCGACCAGTCCACCGCCCGGTCCAGATCGAGGCGGACCGTACGCCCCACCCCGTCGCACTCCGGGCACATCCCCGTCGGGTCGTTGAAGGAGTACGCGGTCGCCCCGCCCGCGCTCGGGGTGCCGTACCGCGAGAACAGCACCCGGATCACCGACCAGATGTCCGTCGCCGTGCCCACGGTCGACCGGACGTTGCCGCCGAGCGGCCTCTGGTCGATGACGACGGCCACGGACAGGTCCTCCATGGACTCGGCCCGTGGCCGCTCGTACTTCGGCAGCCGGTTCCGCAGGAACGAGGTGAAGGTCTCGTTCAGCTGCCGCTGGGACTCCACGGCGATCGTGTCGAAGACGACCGACGACTTCCCCGAACCGGAGACCCCGGTGAAGACGGTGATCCGGCCCTTGGGCAGGGCGAGGGAGACATCGCGCAGATTGTTCTCGTGCGCTCCGGTGATGACGATGCGGCGCTCGGTGCTGTGATCCATACCGGCGACGCTAGGCCGGATACCCGACAGCTTCTGTCGCCTTTTCCGGAGGATCTTCGGCGGTCGCTCACCGCCCCGCCCGCACCTCCTCCGCCGAGGTGTCCCGCAGCTCCCCGTCCAGCCGCAGCCACCGGGTGATCCCGATCGACTCCAGGAACGGCACGTCGTGGCCGGCCACGATCAGCGCCCCCTCGTACGCGTCGAGGGCCTCGGTCAGCCGTCGTACGCTCGCCAGGTCGAGGCTGTTCGTCGGCTCGTCCAGCAACAGCAGCCGGGGCGCCGGGTCCGCCAGCAGCAGCGTCGCCAGCGTGGCCCGGAACCGCTCCCCGCCCGACAGCGTCCCGGCCGGGTGGTCGGCGGCGCCCCCCTTGAAGAGGAAGCGCGCCAGCCGGGCCCGGACGCCGTTGTCGGTGAGGCCGGGCGCCGACCGCTTCACGTTGTCCGCCACCGACAGCGCGTCGTCCAGCGTGTCCAGCCGCTGCGGGAGGAAGCCCAGCGGCACCAGCGTCGTCGCCTCGCCGGAGACCGGGACGAGCTCGCCCGCGATCGTCCGCAGCAACGCCGTCTTGCCCGCCCCGTTGCGCCCGGTCAGCGCGATCCGCTCGGGCCCGCGCACCGTGAACTCCCCGCGCAGCGGCGCCCCGTAGGGCGGCGCCAGGTCGCGCAGGAGCAGCACCTCACTCCCCGGATGCACCCGGGTCCTCGGCAACTCGATGCGGATCTCCTCGTCCTCGCGCACCGCCGACTCCGCCTCGTCGAGACGCTCTTGGGCCTCCGCCAGCCGCTCGGTGTGCAGGATGCGGTGCTTGCCGGCCGACTCCTGGGCGGACCGCTTGCGCTGGCCCATCACCACCTTCGGCTCCCGCTTGGTGTCCCACATCTTCTGCCCGTACCGCCTGCGCCGGGCCAACTTCATGTGGGCCTCGGCCAGTTCGCGCTTCTGCCGCTGGACATCCGACTCGGCGGCCCGCACCATGCGCTGCGCCGCCTCCTGTTCGACCGCGAGCGCCTCCTCGTACGCCGAGAGGTTCCCGCCGTACCAGGTGACCGATCCGTCCCGCAGATCCGCGATCCGGTCGACCCGCTCCAGCAGCTCCCGGTCGTGACTCACCACGAGGAGCGCCCCGCTCCAGGCGTCGACGGCGTCGTAGAGCCGCTTGCGGGCCACCGCGTCCAGGTTGTTCGTCGGTTCGTCCAGCAGCAGCACCCCGGGGCGGGCCAGCAGCAGGGCCGCGAGGCGCAGCAGCACACACTCGCCGCCGGACATCTCCCCGACGGTGCGGTCCAGGCCGATAGGGCCGAGGCCGAGCCCGTCGAGGGTGGCGCGGGCGCGCTGCTCCACGTCCCAGTCGTCGCCGATCACGGTGAAGAGCTCCTCGCGTACGTCACCGGCCGCGACGGCGTCGATCGCCGCCCGCCGGTCCGCGATGCCCAGCACCTGATCGACCCGCAGGGCGGTGTCCAGGGTGACGGTCTGCGGCAGATACCCGATGCCGCCACGGATCCTGATCTCGCCCTCCAGCGGGACGAGTTCACCGGCGATCAGACGCAACAGGGTGGATTTGCCGCATCCGTTGAGCCCGATGAGCCCGGTGCGGCCGGGGCCCACGGTGAGGTCGAAGCCGGAGAAGACCTCGGTGCCGTCGGGCCAGGAGAAGGAGAGGGAGGTACAGCTGATGTGGGTGTCGGACGTAGACATACGGATCTCCCGTGTACGTCGGGGAATGAGCGCGGGACGGCTGACGAGCTGAGATCGCACACGGGCGCCATCGGCCACGACGAGGCGTGGCGGCACTGCACGGTGCGGGGGACCTCAGATCAGCAACGTCCCTCTCCGATCCGACGACAACAGGAACATCACCAAGGTAGAACCGGGGCGCACGGCCCGGCAACACGTTTTCGCCCGGGAGCCCGTGCGGTCATTCCCGTTCAGGGGAGCGGCGGCCCGCCGCTCAGCAGGCGCCGCCCAGCAGATCGGTCAGACTCCGGTCCAGCTCCAGATAGCGGTACTCGTCGCCCACCGGCACCAGCTCCTGTGCCCGCTCCAGGAAGTGGCGCAGCTCAGCCGTGCGTACGTGGACCATGGCGATGCCCTCGGCGGCGTGGAACTCCAGCACCGTCCGCTCGTACCCGAACGGCCTGACCCGGACATCGCCCTCGCCCGTAGGGGTGTCGACGCCCGCAGTCAGCAGCTCGCGGGAGAACTCCCAGGACACCTCGGTCCCCTCCAGGGTCGCCGGGGCCGGGAACGCCATCCGCACGGCGAAGGGGTCCTTGCGGTCGTAACTCAGTGTGGCCGGCAGGGTTTCCATCCGCGGGGCGGACGCGACCATGCGGGCCTGCACGGACTGCTCGATAACGCTGGACAAGACCTGCTCCCTCTCGCGGCTGGGTGAACGGTTCCCGGCATTGGAGTAGACGACGGAACGCATCGATCCGTGCACCGGCGGGTGGCGTGAGCTGCGTCACCGCCCACGCCCCGCCCTCCTCCGCGCTCTCCTGCACCGCTGCCCTCCTGCCCGGTTCTCGGCGGCGCACCCTGGAGCGCGCGCGTTCCCGGTGGGAGGGAGCGTGGTC
Proteins encoded in this window:
- a CDS encoding LLM class flavin-dependent oxidoreductase, whose amino-acid sequence is MATEVLWYIIPREGAYPWEPAGRRPTDLGYLTRLAGTVEQLGYSGALLATDLHDVWPLGSALSAATSTRFKPLLAVHPGLISPTLLAKMALTFDNLFGGRLRFNVVNGSTKSLQEYGLHVEHDERYELSAEYWSLVKRLTAGEVFDHQGRFYDLKNAGASFRELKPVQDPHIPLWFGGSSAPGIEMAAQHVDVFLTWGEPPHLLKEKLEQVRARAAAHGRTLRIGLRLHLIVRDTEDEAWAAADRLLDVTSEATYARQLGDRAGEDGVGWQRQFRQHGGRVPARARELETHPNLWPGMSLFRPGPGTAVVGSAAQVTERLKEYEELGVDTFILSGNPLLEEAYRVAEKILPALGVRR
- a CDS encoding acyl-ACP desaturase, whose product is MTITSPHLGSSKAWTDAQLLYALEEVVEKELNRHLKVAKDWMPHEYVPFSDGRNFPGIFEDGEAWAADQSKVTDIGKIALVVNLLTEDNLPSYHHEIASLFGRDGAWGTWVHRWTAEEGRHGIVMRDYLLTSRAVDPDKLEQFRMAHMAEGFESDNRHSMLHSVAYVAFQELATRVSHRNTGHQSGDPVCDRMLARIATDENLHMVFYRNLLGAAFELAPDLTMQAVRDVVVNFRMPGHGMPGFERAAAQMAIGEIYNMRIHHDDVIQPVLRYLKVMDIDGLGPEGMKAQEELGLYMGGLDSEASKFDEKLAARKARMIARGRA
- a CDS encoding excinuclease ABC subunit UvrA, which translates into the protein MDHSTERRIVITGAHENNLRDVSLALPKGRITVFTGVSGSGKSSVVFDTIAVESQRQLNETFTSFLRNRLPKYERPRAESMEDLSVAVVIDQRPLGGNVRSTVGTATDIWSVIRVLFSRYGTPSAGGATAYSFNDPTGMCPECDGVGRTVRLDLDRAVDWSKSLNEGALLLPGLSVGSWEWSLYGGSGRFDNDLPLSEYGDEERQLLLYGSGFTVRVDMRTGSAAMQFEGVVARFERLYLKRDTASLSDKRRAAADRFTVEKVCASCGGARLNAAALATRIDGLSPADYGRMEVADLVGVLARIDDPVGGPIAAAARERLERLVGIGLGYLSLDRETTTLSGGEGQRLKMVRHLGSSLTGLTFVFDEPSIGLHPRDVGRLGDLLVRLRDKGNTVLVVEHDPDVMAVADHIVDMGPRAGSEGGHVVFEGPFDRLREADTLTGRCLRQRTTVKSEFRSPTGHLPVRGADLHNLKGLDVSFPTGVLTVVTGVAGSGKSTLVSEVFTAAHPQAVVIDQSAITASSRSTPASYIGALDTIRKVFARENGVDAGLFSFNSAGACPGCSGRGVISTDLAFMDPVTTTCQECEGRRFHDDVLKHRVGGRSIVDVLEMTAAQAVGLFEDRVLLRKLRTLDEVGLTYLTLGQPLSTLSGGERQRIKLATQLHRTSSVYVLDEPTTGLHLADTGALVDLLDRLVDAGNTVICVEHNLEVVKRADRVIDLGPDGGKKGGELVFEGTPQELLADRTSVTARYLRRDLGLPEEPR
- a CDS encoding VOC family protein, with the protein product MLNPTFPDGAPNWVDLGTPDLDGAGAFYGGLFGWEVVPGGPEVGGYGMFTLDGNTVGGVMTVPEEQSASAWSLYFRTPDADDTAELVTRAGGRSAFEPMDVLDHGRMGGFLDPAGAYFGVWQPRQNPGLGVIQQPGSLLWAELYTPDVPAVARFFGEVFGWKTDALKVEGTDYVYTTVHPAGTGPELSFGGLVTMGDVPAEAARGPHWMPYFAVEDVEATVAAAKTLGGAEALPAMEVPGVGTMANVTDPFGAVFAVMKPRPRQ
- a CDS encoding WhiB family transcriptional regulator; translated protein: MLINTVTEDALDWQETALCAQAGPEFFFPAPGSSTREAKQLCGACEGRVACLEYALANDERFGVWGGLSEKERERLRREERNQG
- a CDS encoding SsgA family sporulation/cell division regulator — its product is MSSVIEQSVQARMVASAPRMETLPATLSYDRKDPFAVRMAFPAPATLEGTEVSWEFSRELLTAGVDTPTGEGDVRVRPFGYERTVLEFHAAEGIAMVHVRTAELRHFLERAQELVPVGDEYRYLELDRSLTDLLGGAC
- a CDS encoding ABC-F family ATP-binding cassette domain-containing protein, translating into MSTSDTHISCTSLSFSWPDGTEVFSGFDLTVGPGRTGLIGLNGCGKSTLLRLIAGELVPLEGEIRIRGGIGYLPQTVTLDTALRVDQVLGIADRRAAIDAVAAGDVREELFTVIGDDWDVEQRARATLDGLGLGPIGLDRTVGEMSGGECVLLRLAALLLARPGVLLLDEPTNNLDAVARKRLYDAVDAWSGALLVVSHDRELLERVDRIADLRDGSVTWYGGNLSAYEEALAVEQEAAQRMVRAAESDVQRQKRELAEAHMKLARRRRYGQKMWDTKREPKVVMGQRKRSAQESAGKHRILHTERLAEAQERLDEAESAVREDEEIRIELPRTRVHPGSEVLLLRDLAPPYGAPLRGEFTVRGPERIALTGRNGAGKTALLRTIAGELVPVSGEATTLVPLGFLPQRLDTLDDALSVADNVKRSAPGLTDNGVRARLARFLFKGGAADHPAGTLSGGERFRATLATLLLADPAPRLLLLDEPTNSLDLASVRRLTEALDAYEGALIVAGHDVPFLESIGITRWLRLDGELRDTSAEEVRAGR